A window from Eubalaena glacialis isolate mEubGla1 chromosome 1, mEubGla1.1.hap2.+ XY, whole genome shotgun sequence encodes these proteins:
- the LOC133096559 gene encoding putative RNA-binding protein Luc7-like 2, whose translation MSAQAQMRAMLDQLMGTSRDGDTTRQRIKFSDDRVCKSHLLNCCPHDVLSGTRMDLGECLKVHDLALRADYEIASKEQDFFFELDAMDHLQSFIADCDRRTEVAKKRLAETQEEISAEVAAKAERVHELNEEIGKLLAKVEQLGAEGNVEESQKVMDEVEKARAKKREAEEVYRNSMPASSFQQQKLRVCEVCSAYLGLHDNDRRLADHFGGKLHLGFIEIREKLEELKRVVAEKQEKRNQERLKRREEREREEREKLRRSRSHSKNPKRSRSREHRRHRSRSMSRERKRRTRSKSREKRHRHRSRSSSRSRSRSHQRSGHSSRDRSRERSRRRSSKERFREQDLASRDRDRNSRDRSPRDRDRKDKKRSYESANGRSEDRRSSEEREAGEI comes from the exons ATGTCGGCGCAGGCCCAGATGCGCGCGATGCTGGACCAGTTGATGGGCACCTCCCGGGACG GAGATACTACTCGTCAACGAATCAAATTCAGTGATGACAGAGTATGCAAGAGTCACCTTCTGAATTGTTGCCCCCATGATGTCCTGTCTGGAACTAGAATGGATCTTGGAGAATGTCTGAAAGTCCATGACCTGGCTTTAAGAGCAGATTATGAAATTGCATCCAAAGaacaagattttttctttgaactCGATGCTATGGATCATCTGCAGTCATTCATTGCAGATTGTGATCGAAGAACAGAAGTGGCTAAGAAAAGATTAGCAGAAACTCAGGAAGAGATTAGTGCTGAAGTTGCAGCAAAGGCAGAACGTGTTCATGAGTTAAATGAAGAAATCGGTAAATTGTTGGCTAAGGTGGAACAGCTAGGAGCTGAAGGGAATGTGGAGGAATCCCAGAAAGTAATGGATGAAGTAGAGAAAGCACGggcaaagaaaagagaagcagaggaagtTTATCGGAATTCTATGCCAGCTTCCAGTTTCCAGCAGCAGAAACTTCGAGTCTGTGAAGTTTGCtctgcctatttaggtcttcatgATAATGACAGACGACTGGCTGATCATTTTGGGGGTAAACTGCACCTGGGATTTATTGAAATAAGAGAGAAGCTTGAAGAATTAAAGAGAGTTGTAGCTGAGAAGCAGGAGAAAAGAAACCAGGAACGcctgaaaagaagagaagaaagggagagagaagaaagggagaagctGAGGAGGTCTCGATCACATAGCAAGAATCCTAAAAGATCCAGGTCCAGAGAGCATCGCAGACATAGGTCTCGCTCCATGTCACGGGAACGGAAAAGGAGAACTCGATCCAAATCCCGGGAGAAACGCCATCGCCACAGGTCCCGCTCCAGCAGCCGTAGTCGCAGCCGCAGCCACCAGAGAAGTGGGCACAGTTCTAGAGACAGGAGCAGAGAGCGATCCAGGAGGAGATCCTCAAAAGAGAGATTCAGAGAACAAGACTTAGCATCACGTGACAGAGACAGGAATTCAAGAGACAGATCACCTCGTGACAGAGATCGAAAAGATAAGAAGCGGTCCTATGAGAGCGCTAATGGCAGATCAGAAGACAGGAGGAGCTCTGAAGAGCGCGAAGCAGGGGAGATATAA